A region from the Drosophila bipectinata strain 14024-0381.07 chromosome 3R, DbipHiC1v2, whole genome shotgun sequence genome encodes:
- the LOC122321602 gene encoding uncharacterized protein: protein MKCFAVLLILCALIGFSKSDSTWATSTEAWTTTTEAITTTAAPVAPPCGGPQGPCGGQLPQIPPCAGGTGGPCAKKLYFFY from the coding sequence ATGAAGTGCTTTGCTGTCCTTTTGATTTTGTGCGCCTTGATTGGGTTCTCTAAGTCCGATTCCACATGGGCCACATCCACGGAAGCCTGGACCACAACCACGGAAGCTATCACCACCACAGCTGCTCCAGTCGCTCCTCCATGTGGAGGACCCCAAGGACCCTGTGGTGGTCAGCTTCCCCAAATTCCCCCCTGTGCTGGTGGAACCGGTGGTCCTTGCgccaaaaaattgtatttcttttattaa
- the LOC108129760 gene encoding chymotrypsin-2 translates to MALPRVFTQLFISFAWGLIEFVLAQEHFIVGGQNAVEGEAPYQISLQTLAASHLCGGAIISERWILTAGHCVKGYPASRLQVATGTNRYADPGAVYYPDSIYLHCNYDTPKYHNDIGLLHLNQSIVFDARTQAVDLPNTPFPQGSSELLFTGWGSQSAAGTLPSQLQKVQQQHLTSTVCKGLLTDYEDLELGPCHVCAYRQANIGACHGDSGGPLVHGGTLVGILNFFVPCAKGVPDIFMSIMYYRDWIRQTMSGNGKCSQVDQQLING, encoded by the coding sequence CGTCCTCGCCCAGGAACACTTTATAGTTGGCGGTCAGAATGCCGTCGAGGGCGAGGCTCCCTACCAAATATCCTTGCAAACCCTGGCAGCCAGTCACCTGTGTGGTGGAGCCATCATTTCCGAGCGTTGGATTCTTACGGCGGGCCATTGTGTGAAGGGATATCCTGCCAGCAGACTGCAAGTGGCCACAGGCACTAACCGCTATGCGGATCCGGGCGCCGTGTACTATCCGGATTCCATCTACCTGCACTGCAACTACGACACTCCCAAGTACCACAATGATATCGGATTATTACACCTAAATCAGAGTATTGTTTTCGACGCTCGAACCCAGGCGGTAGACCTTCCCAACACACCGTTTCCCCAAGGATCTTCGGAGCTGCTTTTTACCGGATGGGGTTCCCAGTCGGCAGCCGGAACTCTTCCATCTCAACTGCAAAAggtgcaacagcaacacctcACCAGCACAGTCTGCAAGGGACTGCTTACCGACTACGAGGATTTGGAACTGGGTCCTTGTCACGTTTGCGCCTATCGACAAGCAAACATCGGGGCCTGTCATGGCGATTCCGGCGGTCCTTTGGTTCACGGGGGAACTTTGGTCGGCATTCTTAACTTTTTTGTGCCCTGTGCAAAGGGTGTCCCCGATATATTTATGAGTATTATGTACTACCGGGACTGGATAAGGCAGACGATGAGTGGCAATGGCAAGTGTAGCCAGGTGGATCAGCAGTTAATAAATGGATAA